CAGTCCCTATTTGAAATTGGAGTGACTCAGCGCTTAGAGCAAATTGCCACGATTTTAGATAATGGTCAGTCGGAAGAAATCGCTGTCCTATTGCGAACTCAAGCTGAAGTTTTCCTGGGTTTAGCCGAATCTTTGAATCTACCAGGATTTGGAGCGATCGCACAAACAGTACTTGCTGCTTTGGACAACCACCCAGACCAAGCAGTACTCATCGCCCAAATTGCCCTGCGGGACTTACAAGCCGGACATGCAGCAGTGCTGGCTGGCGATCGCATCCAAGGTGGTGAACCTTCTGGTGAGTTACAACAACTTGCCGAGCATCTCACTGAGATTGAGACATTTTTTGTTACACCTGTTTTAGAGGCGGGTGAAGAGTCAGATATTCCCAGTCTAGAAAGCATTTGGGGTAAAAAAACAACCCCAGTTGAGCCCATCACTGAACAAAAATTAGAACAATTTATACAATCTGATTCAGATGGGAGCATAGAGCAAGACCTCAGCACCGTGTACAATTCCCCGCAACCGAAGCAATCAGTTAGTCCTTTCAATCCTCTACCTCCCAAAGAACAAGTTTCACCATCTCCTACAGTCCGGGTGAATGTGAAGCATCTAGACCAGCTTAATTACTCAATTGGCCAGTTAGTCACTAACCAAAATCATCAGTCGCTTCAGACTGAACAGCTACAAGCTAGCAGCAAAACGCTTCTCAACCAGATTAAACAACATCAAAAACTCTTGATTCAACTTCAAGATCAGTACAAGCGCCAGGCTAGCTTACTAGAGCGATCGCAAACAACTTCTCGCAAGAAAGCCCGCAAAGCCCCTAAGAATATGCGCTCATCAAGTATTGTGCCAACTCACTCTCATTTCTGGGCACAAGAGCCTGGTGACAGCGCTTACCTGATTCAGTCACTTCTAGATCATACGGTACAAATAGCAGAAACAGCTGAAGCTATTGACCTGCTAACTCGAGCCTCTGAGCAAACATCACAAAAGCAGCAGCAATTGCTGAAAATCACTCAGGGTGCTTTAATCGAAGCCCGAATGTTACCTCTAGGTGAGATATTTGGTCGTTTTCCCCACATTCTGCAACAGCTAGAAACCTTATACAATAAGCCGATCTCGTTGCAACTACATGGAAATGAAGTTCTAGTCGATAAGGCTGTAGCTGAAAAACTATTCGATCCCTTACTACACCTAGTACGCAATGCCTTCGATCACGGCATTGAACCTGTAATAGTCCGGCAGCAGCGAGGCAAACAACACAAGGGTGAAATCAAAATCTCTGCCTATCACCAAAGCAGATATCTGGTAATTGAAGTGCAGGATGATGGCAATGGTTTAGATTTCGATCAGATCCGACAACGAGCGGTAGAAAGACAGTTAATCTCTCTTGAACAGGTAAATAATCTCAATCAGAATCAGTTAATAGATTTACTGTTCGAGCCGGGCTTTTCCACCGCGTCCCAGGTCAATGACCTCTCTGGACGTGGCGTTGGACTCGATGTAGTGCGGAACCAGTTGAAGTCTCTTCGGGGTTCAATCACAGTTGATTCTAAACTGCATCAGGGTACTAAATTCATATTACAGATTCCCTTAAGTTTGACAATCGCTCAGTTGTTCATCTGTAGTATTGGCTGCAAAACCTATGCC
Above is a genomic segment from Fischerella sp. JS2 containing:
- a CDS encoding hybrid sensor histidine kinase/response regulator — protein: MTQDPTIRDQTYPYFLQEAPELLQALEQGLLNLRENWGINQVNDLMRATHTLKGAATSVGLETIATVAHSLEDIFKALCQPDVVIDPEVEALLFEGFECLRLPLVAELTGGSINQAEILDRAAAIFARLQDKLGDFFGREAYLPTSADLGFDLTQSLFEIGVTQRLEQIATILDNGQSEEIAVLLRTQAEVFLGLAESLNLPGFGAIAQTVLAALDNHPDQAVLIAQIALRDLQAGHAAVLAGDRIQGGEPSGELQQLAEHLTEIETFFVTPVLEAGEESDIPSLESIWGKKTTPVEPITEQKLEQFIQSDSDGSIEQDLSTVYNSPQPKQSVSPFNPLPPKEQVSPSPTVRVNVKHLDQLNYSIGQLVTNQNHQSLQTEQLQASSKTLLNQIKQHQKLLIQLQDQYKRQASLLERSQTTSRKKARKAPKNMRSSSIVPTHSHFWAQEPGDSAYLIQSLLDHTVQIAETAEAIDLLTRASEQTSQKQQQLLKITQGALIEARMLPLGEIFGRFPHILQQLETLYNKPISLQLHGNEVLVDKAVAEKLFDPLLHLVRNAFDHGIEPVIVRQQRGKQHKGEIKISAYHQSRYLVIEVQDDGNGLDFDQIRQRAVERQLISLEQVNNLNQNQLIDLLFEPGFSTASQVNDLSGRGVGLDVVRNQLKSLRGSITVDSKLHQGTKFILQIPLSLTIAQLFICSIGCKTYAFLDDAIEQILIPLAHQIQERNGNKFLHWGKEKDEKLVPIYSLASILNYNSPIPLSHPPTPTSPLPVILIRCQDALFGLEVEQLIGEQELVISPLGSMIAAPSYVHGASILASGQLALVIDGGTLLQKVLAKQYDEQASSIWAKSIPSLLPPSPKQPLLSQSHSAVPALSASNSDSKAGARILIIDDSFTTRQSVAIALQKAGYSVFQAQDGHKGLEQFQHLSDIQLVICDIEMPRMNGFEFLRSRQQIPGLADIPVLILSSQSSEKHRSLALQLGATVYMTKPYIEQKLLAMVANLLEKTT